One Bacillus sp. es.036 DNA window includes the following coding sequences:
- a CDS encoding RNA-binding S4 domain-containing protein, whose product MRLDKFLKVSRLIKRRSIAKEICDKGRIEVNGNKAKAGTNVKAGDELVISFGHKKVTARVDEIKETTKKEEANNMFTILKEEAAGE is encoded by the coding sequence ATGAGATTAGATAAATTTCTAAAAGTATCACGATTAATTAAGCGCCGATCCATCGCAAAAGAAATTTGTGATAAAGGTCGTATTGAAGTAAATGGTAACAAAGCGAAAGCAGGCACGAATGTTAAAGCGGGTGATGAGCTAGTGATTTCATTTGGCCATAAAAAAGTGACGGCTCGCGTGGATGAGATAAAAGAAACGACAAAGAAAGAAGAAGCAAATAACATGTTTACCATCCTAAAAGAAGAAGCAGCTGGTGAATAA